The Corvus hawaiiensis isolate bCorHaw1 chromosome 2, bCorHaw1.pri.cur, whole genome shotgun sequence genome includes a window with the following:
- the KPNA3 gene encoding importin subunit alpha-4 isoform X2: protein MAENAAATGLESHRIKSFKNKGRDAETMRRHRNEVTIELRKNKRDEHLLKKRNVPQEESLEDSDVDADFKAQNVTLEAILQNATSDNPVIQLSAVQAARKLLSSDRNPPIDDLIKSGILPILVKCLERDDNPSLQFEAAWALTNIASGTSAQTQAVVQSNAVPLFLRLLHSPHQNVCEQAVWALGNIIGDGPQCRDYVISLGVVKPLLSFINPSIPITFLRNVTWVIVNLCRNKDPPPPMETVQEILPALCVLIYHTDINILVDTVWALSYLTDGGNEQIQMVIDSGVVPFLVPLLSHQEVKVQTAALRAVGNIVTGTDEQTQVVLNCDVLSYFPHLLTHPKEKINKEAVWFLSNITAGNQQQVQAVIDAGLIPMIIHQLAKGDFGTQKEAAWAISNLTISGRKDQVEYLVQQNVIPPFCNLLSVKDSQVVQVVLDGLKNILIMAGDEASTIAEIIEECGGLEKIEALQQHENEDIYKLAFEIIDQYFSGDDIDEDPNLIPEATQGGTYNFDPTANLQTKEFNF, encoded by the exons acTATGAGAAGACACAGAAATGAAGTTACAATTGAATTGCGGAAG AACAAAAGAGATGAAcatcttttgaaaaaaagaaatgttcctCAAGAGGAAAGCTTAGAAGACTCTGATGTTGATGCTGACTTCAAAGCA caaaATGTAACACTAGAAGCTATACTGCAG aatgcCACAAGTGACAACCCAGTGATCCAACTGAGTGCTGTCCAAGCtgcaag AAAACTCCTATCCAGTGACAGAAATCCACCTATTGATGACTTAATAAAATCTGGAATTTTACCAATTCTGGTAAAATGCCTAGAAAGGGATGATAA TCCTTCATTACAATTTGAAGCTGCATGGGCATTGACTAACATAGCATCAGGCACTTCTGCACAGACTCAAGCTGTTGTACAGTCGA ATGCAGTACCCCTCTTCTTGAGACTACTTCATTCACCACACCAGAATGTTTGTGAGCAAGCTGTCTGGGCTCTCGGAAATATTATAG GTGATGGTCCTCAGTGTAGAGATTATGTCATATCACTGGGAGTTGTCAAACCTCTTCTGTCCTTCATCAATCCCTCCATTCCCATCACCTTCCTTCGGAACGTCACATGGGTCATTGTAAATCTCTGCAGGAATAAGGACCCCCCACCGCCTATGGAGACAGTTCAGGAG ATTTTGCCAGCATTGTGTGTTCTCATTTACCATACAGATATAAAC ATTCTTGTGGACACTGTTTGGGCTTTGTCCTACTTAACAGATGGTGGAAATGAACAGATACAAATGGTGATTGATTCGGGAGTTGTACCTTTTCTAGTTCCCCTTCTGAGTCATCAGGAGGTTAAAGTTCAA acagcagcactgagagcaGTAGGCAACATAGTAACTGGTACTGATGAACAGACACAAGTTGTTCTCAATTGTGATGTTTTGTCTTATTTCCCGCATCTCCTGACGCATCCAAAAGAGAAGATAAACAAG GAAGCAGTTTGGTTCCTTTCCAATATCACAGCAGGAAACCAGCAACAAGTTCAGGCTGTAATAGATGCTGGGCTAATCCCCATGATCATACACCAGCTGGCTAAG ggggaCTTCGGGACACAAAAGGAAGCTGCTTGGGCAATTAGCAATTTGACAATAAGTGGGAGAAAAGATCAG GTTGAATACCTTGTACAACAAAACGTAATCCCACCGTTCTGCAATCTACTCTCAGTAAAGGATTCTCAAGTGGTACAGGTGGTGCTGGATGGCCTGAAAAACATCCTGATAATGGCTGGCGATGAGGCTAGCACAATAGCTGAAATTATAGAAGAGTGTGGAG GGTTAGAGAAAATTGAAGCCTTGCAACAGCACGAGAATGAAGACATTTATAAACTAGCATTTGAAATTATAGATCAGTATTTCTCTGGTGATGAT ATTGATGAAGACCCCAATCTCATTCCTGAAGCCACTCAAGGAGGTACTTACAACTTCGACCCAACAGCCAACCTTCAAacaaaagaatttaatttttaa